The Gammaproteobacteria bacterium genome window below encodes:
- the uvrB gene encoding excinuclease ABC subunit UvrB: MQSNFQLNTKFDPAGDQPDAISALVEGLGDGLAHQTLLGVTGSGKTFTIANVIQEVQRPTIILAPNKTLAAQLYGEMMEFFPKNAVEYFVSYYDYYQPEAYVPSSDTFIEKDASVNDHIEQMRLSATKALFERPDTIIVATVSAIYGLGDPKAYLGMVMHLDRGDRIDQRKLLHKLAELQYKRNDVELRRGTFRVHGDVIDVHPAESEREAIRVELFDDEIENLSYFDPLTGELIRKVPRLTVYPKTHYVTPREILLNAVDQIKDELKDRLKVLKEENRLVEEQRLEQRTRFDLEMIQEIGYCNGIENYSRYLSGRAPGEPPPCLLDYLPDNALMVMDESHVSVPQFGGMYKGDRSRKGTLVEYGFRLPSAMDNRPLKFEEFEDLAPQMIYVSATPGPYEAEKSDAVAEQVVRPTGLVDPEIEVRPVGSQVDDVLSEINERVQKDERILITTLTKRMSEDLTEYLNEHGVRVRYLHSDIDTVERVEIIRGLRKGDFDVLVGINLLREGLDIPEVSLVAILDADKEGFLRSERSLIQTVGRAARHLSGKAIMYADKVTGSMQKAIEETNRRREKQVTFNKEHGITPKGIKKNVSDIMEGAYKMPYALSKGASRKKVAEEVYEYSRMTPGQGMKKVRQLEQTMYKHAKDLEFEEAARIRDEITRLKDIIVGKPSAM; encoded by the coding sequence ATGCAAAGTAATTTTCAGCTAAATACAAAATTTGATCCAGCCGGTGATCAGCCAGATGCCATATCGGCATTGGTAGAGGGTTTGGGTGATGGTTTGGCTCATCAAACCCTTTTAGGTGTTACAGGATCCGGTAAGACCTTCACTATTGCCAATGTTATTCAGGAGGTTCAAAGGCCTACCATCATCTTGGCGCCCAATAAAACTTTGGCAGCCCAATTGTATGGGGAAATGATGGAGTTTTTCCCTAAAAATGCAGTTGAATATTTTGTCTCGTATTACGACTATTATCAACCAGAAGCCTACGTACCTTCAAGTGATACCTTTATAGAGAAAGATGCCTCGGTAAACGACCACATTGAGCAAATGCGTTTATCGGCGACTAAGGCGCTATTTGAGCGTCCTGATACCATCATTGTAGCAACGGTATCGGCTATCTATGGTCTGGGGGATCCAAAAGCATATCTAGGCATGGTGATGCATCTCGATCGAGGTGATCGCATCGATCAGCGTAAATTATTGCATAAACTCGCTGAACTGCAGTATAAGCGGAATGATGTTGAGCTGCGCCGCGGTACTTTTCGTGTACATGGAGATGTTATTGATGTGCATCCTGCAGAATCTGAGCGAGAAGCGATTCGCGTCGAATTATTTGATGATGAAATTGAAAACCTCAGCTATTTTGATCCCCTTACCGGTGAGCTGATTCGTAAAGTTCCACGCTTAACTGTTTATCCAAAAACACACTATGTAACGCCACGAGAAATTTTATTAAACGCTGTAGATCAAATTAAAGATGAATTAAAGGATCGTTTAAAAGTGTTGAAAGAAGAAAATCGTTTAGTTGAGGAGCAGCGCTTAGAACAACGTACGCGCTTTGATTTGGAAATGATTCAAGAAATTGGCTACTGCAACGGAATCGAAAATTATTCACGTTATTTGTCAGGGCGTGCTCCTGGTGAGCCACCGCCATGTCTATTAGATTACTTGCCTGATAACGCACTTATGGTAATGGATGAAAGCCATGTATCCGTTCCACAATTTGGGGGGATGTATAAAGGCGATCGTTCGCGTAAAGGCACTTTGGTTGAATATGGCTTTCGTCTTCCCTCGGCCATGGATAATCGACCGTTAAAGTTTGAAGAGTTTGAAGATCTAGCGCCACAGATGATTTATGTGTCTGCAACACCGGGCCCGTATGAAGCCGAAAAGTCAGATGCGGTAGCAGAGCAGGTAGTGCGCCCAACAGGCTTAGTGGATCCAGAAATTGAAGTGCGCCCTGTTGGCTCTCAAGTAGATGATGTGTTGTCTGAAATTAATGAACGTGTTCAAAAAGATGAGCGAATTTTAATTACTACGTTAACTAAACGTATGTCAGAAGACCTTACTGAATATTTAAATGAACATGGTGTGCGAGTGCGTTATCTGCATTCTGATATTGACACGGTTGAGCGCGTAGAAATAATTCGTGGTTTACGTAAAGGAGATTTCGATGTGCTTGTGGGAATTAATTTATTAAGAGAGGGTTTAGATATTCCAGAGGTTTCACTGGTTGCGATTCTAGATGCCGATAAAGAAGGATTTTTGCGTTCTGAACGTTCTCTTATTCAAACCGTAGGTCGCGCGGCAAGACACTTAAGTGGTAAAGCCATTATGTATGCAGATAAAGTTACTGGCTCTATGCAGAAAGCAATTGAAGAAACAAACCGCCGTCGCGAAAAACAAGTGACTTTCAATAAAGAGCACGGAATTACACCTAAGGGTATAAAAAAGAACGTCTCTGACATCATGGAAGGCGCTTACAAGATGCCGTATGCATTGAGTAAAGGCGCATCGCGTAAAAAAGTGGCAGAAGAAGTTTATGAATATTCTCGTATGACTCCAGGGCAAGGTATGAAAAAAGTCAGGCAGCTCGAACAAACAATGTATAAACATGCGAAAGACTTGGAGTTTGAAGAAGCCGCTAGAATTCGTGATGAGATTACAAGGTTGAAAGATATAATCGTTGGTAAGCCAAGTGCGATGTAG